A genomic stretch from Pyxidicoccus xibeiensis includes:
- a CDS encoding ABC transporter permease subunit, giving the protein MGTTLAVARREFRSFFNSPVAYIVIGVFLVVAGWLYFSTVFVAGQASLRGFFSIAPVLFVVFAPAVTMRLVAEERKTGTLELLLSMPLRDWEVVAGKFLAALGMVAVGLLWTLPYPLTVAGLTAEGARFDWGPVVMGYLGLLLMASSFLALGLWASALSRNQIVGFIIGLLLCFAFYFIDKFALVLPESVGALLQYLSVDYHFANIARGVLDTRDVLFYLSLTGVGLALTTRTLGNVRQ; this is encoded by the coding sequence ATGGGAACGACACTGGCCGTCGCCAGGCGTGAGTTCAGGAGTTTCTTCAACTCGCCGGTCGCCTACATCGTCATCGGCGTGTTCCTGGTCGTGGCGGGGTGGCTGTACTTCAGCACCGTCTTCGTCGCGGGCCAGGCGTCGCTGCGGGGGTTCTTCAGCATCGCCCCCGTGCTGTTCGTCGTCTTCGCACCGGCCGTGACGATGCGGCTGGTGGCCGAGGAGCGCAAGACGGGCACGCTGGAGCTGCTGCTCAGCATGCCCCTGCGGGACTGGGAGGTGGTGGCGGGCAAGTTCCTCGCGGCGCTGGGCATGGTCGCGGTGGGGCTCTTGTGGACGCTGCCCTATCCGCTCACCGTGGCGGGCCTCACCGCCGAGGGCGCCCGGTTCGACTGGGGCCCGGTGGTGATGGGCTACCTGGGGCTCTTGCTGATGGCGTCCAGCTTCCTGGCGCTGGGGCTGTGGGCGAGCGCGCTGAGCCGCAACCAGATCGTGGGCTTCATCATCGGCCTGCTGCTGTGCTTCGCCTTCTACTTCATCGACAAGTTCGCCCTGGTGCTGCCGGAGTCGGTGGGCGCGCTGCTCCAGTACCTCTCGGTGGACTACCACTTCGCGAACATCGCGCGCGGCGTGCTGGATACGCGTGACGTCCTCTTCTACCTGTCGCTCACGGGCGTGGGGCTGGCGCTGACCACGCGCACCCTGGGCAACGTCCGTCAGTGA
- a CDS encoding alpha/beta fold hydrolase, with translation MDTQSRPPPAQAGKLNGSYLTTRDGTQLYFKDWGPKDGQPIVFSHGWPLSADAWEDQMLFLSERGYRTIAHDRRGHGRSSQPWDGHEMNTYADDLAQLTAALDLKKAVHVGHSTGGGEVARYIGRHGTARVAKAVLIGAVPPIMVKTDWHPNGLPMNVFDGIRAGVLNDRSTFFRELSVAFYGFNRPGVKVSEGLRESFWMQGMMGGLKAEYDCIKAFSETDFRDDLARFDVPTLVMHGEDDQIVPVDAAAKLTINLVKGAKLKLYPGFSHGLCSINKDVINKDLLTFIEGRAA, from the coding sequence ATGGACACCCAGAGCCGTCCTCCTCCCGCGCAGGCCGGGAAGCTCAATGGCAGCTACCTCACCACCCGGGATGGCACGCAGCTCTACTTCAAGGACTGGGGCCCGAAGGACGGCCAGCCCATCGTCTTCTCACATGGCTGGCCCCTGAGTGCTGACGCCTGGGAAGACCAGATGCTGTTCCTGTCGGAGCGGGGCTATCGCACCATCGCGCATGATCGCCGCGGTCATGGGCGCTCGTCGCAGCCGTGGGACGGTCACGAGATGAACACCTACGCTGATGACCTGGCCCAGCTGACCGCCGCCCTCGACCTGAAGAAGGCCGTCCATGTCGGGCATTCGACGGGTGGCGGCGAAGTCGCCCGCTACATCGGTCGGCACGGCACCGCGCGCGTCGCCAAGGCGGTGCTCATCGGCGCCGTGCCGCCCATCATGGTGAAGACGGACTGGCACCCGAACGGGCTGCCCATGAACGTCTTCGACGGCATCCGCGCCGGGGTGCTCAACGACCGCTCCACCTTCTTCAGGGAGCTGAGCGTGGCGTTCTACGGCTTCAACCGTCCGGGCGTGAAGGTCTCGGAGGGCCTGCGCGAGAGCTTCTGGATGCAGGGCATGATGGGCGGGCTGAAGGCCGAGTACGACTGCATCAAGGCCTTCTCGGAGACGGACTTCCGTGACGACCTCGCCCGGTTCGACGTGCCGACCCTGGTGATGCATGGCGAAGACGACCAGATCGTCCCGGTCGACGCCGCGGCGAAGCTCACCATCAATCTGGTGAAGGGCGCGAAGCTGAAGCTCTATCCGGGCTTCAGCCACGGCCTGTGCTCCATCAACAAGGACGTCATCAACAAGGACCTGCTGACCTTCATCGAGGGCCGGGCTGCATAG
- a CDS encoding MazG nucleotide pyrophosphohydrolase domain-containing protein produces MISLPEGASMKDYQRYIHELEALHGWLKLDLVHNCFLMGEEVGEVFKAVRRHEKIYDEGRGTPTEQARAQVGEELVDVFNYLLAIANRVGVDLEQAFREKNARNQQRTWT; encoded by the coding sequence ATGATCTCCCTCCCCGAAGGCGCGTCCATGAAGGACTACCAACGCTACATCCACGAGCTCGAGGCCCTCCACGGCTGGCTCAAGCTGGACCTCGTCCACAACTGCTTCCTCATGGGAGAGGAGGTGGGAGAGGTCTTCAAAGCCGTACGTCGCCACGAGAAAATTTATGACGAAGGGCGTGGCACTCCCACGGAGCAGGCCCGCGCCCAGGTCGGCGAGGAGCTGGTGGACGTCTTCAACTACCTGCTGGCCATTGCCAACCGCGTCGGCGTGGACCTGGAGCAGGCCTTCCGGGAGAAGAACGCGCGCAACCAGCAGCGCACCTGGACCTGA
- the grxC gene encoding glutaredoxin 3: protein MAQVTMYTKTYCPHSKHARELMRSKGMDFDDIDVTEDEQRFSEMVERSGGGTTVPQVFIGGRHVGGADDLDALDARGDLDAMLGRDAGAAHSPA, encoded by the coding sequence ATGGCCCAGGTCACGATGTACACGAAGACGTACTGCCCCCACTCGAAGCATGCCCGCGAGCTGATGCGCTCCAAGGGCATGGACTTCGACGACATCGACGTGACGGAGGACGAGCAGCGCTTCTCGGAGATGGTAGAGCGGTCGGGTGGGGGAACGACCGTTCCCCAGGTCTTCATCGGTGGCCGCCACGTGGGCGGCGCGGATGACCTGGACGCACTGGACGCGCGGGGGGACCTGGACGCGATGCTCGGCCGCGACGCCGGGGCCGCGCACAGCCCGGCCTGA
- a CDS encoding glycoside hydrolase family 55 protein, with amino-acid sequence MLYPSTWTPGYRNPGNSAQFLHDFSYAGYRQRQVEPPVRTDRVLTVTAAPYFADNTGASDVTAILQQAIDDAGAVAGGGVVLLPSGTYRVSPPSGKAYALLLNKSNVVLRGQGPTSTFLYNSATNMRGKSVIRVSPQGTTVSWTSGATATVSVTADVPVLATRIPVSSVTGYAVGNWVVVRSDVTAALSEELNMGTVWTGVTGPTFYRRVTEVDSVAKTLTVDIPLRLGLKTRDNARVHKIPAHVSEVGVENLAIGMRENATPGTGDEDYTVAGTGAYEMHDSFAISMNHVVDGWLVNVSSYRPPSNTRDVHLLSNGIDLLYSRNVTVDACELGRPQYKGGGGNGYLFSIRGSDSLIKDSAAYQGRHNFNFRSMYATGNVLFSNRASDGTLVSDFHMHLSAANLLDNLTLYQEKLEAADRSPYGTVSHGVTTTQSVFWNTHGAKYRSGSSAIIRSQQYGEGYVIGVRGSATGVELGNTAKTAPTDFAETASPGEQLVPQSLYVDQLKRRLGSTVEHDGHVLVYQAENLKPTNAGQRSSTNTEASADNGSIRYHNGSAVGDAVSYALYPRTLGTFSVRVRTKKLNTRGQYQLDINGVNQGPVQDEYSSSAVFSEANLGTVTFSDLEPKTFTFTVVGRNAASSGYNVAVDSITLVRQ; translated from the coding sequence GTGCTGTATCCCTCCACCTGGACGCCGGGCTACCGGAACCCGGGCAACTCCGCCCAGTTCCTGCATGACTTCTCGTACGCGGGCTATCGCCAACGGCAGGTGGAGCCACCCGTCCGGACGGACCGCGTCCTCACCGTGACGGCGGCTCCGTACTTCGCGGACAACACGGGGGCATCGGACGTCACGGCCATCCTCCAGCAGGCCATCGATGACGCGGGGGCCGTGGCCGGGGGCGGGGTGGTGCTGCTGCCGTCGGGCACGTACCGGGTGTCGCCGCCCTCGGGCAAGGCGTACGCGCTGCTCCTGAACAAGAGCAACGTCGTGCTCCGGGGGCAGGGCCCCACCAGCACGTTCCTCTACAACTCGGCGACGAACATGCGCGGCAAGAGCGTCATCCGCGTCTCCCCGCAGGGCACGACGGTGAGCTGGACGTCGGGCGCCACCGCCACCGTCTCCGTCACCGCGGACGTGCCCGTGCTGGCGACGCGCATCCCCGTGTCCAGCGTGACGGGCTACGCGGTGGGCAACTGGGTGGTGGTGCGCTCGGACGTGACGGCGGCGCTGAGCGAGGAGCTCAACATGGGCACCGTGTGGACCGGGGTGACCGGCCCGACCTTCTACCGGCGGGTCACCGAGGTGGACTCCGTCGCGAAGACGCTCACCGTCGACATCCCGCTCCGGCTGGGCCTGAAGACGCGGGACAACGCGCGGGTGCACAAGATTCCCGCCCACGTGTCCGAGGTCGGCGTGGAGAACCTCGCCATCGGCATGCGGGAGAACGCGACGCCGGGCACCGGCGACGAGGACTACACCGTCGCCGGCACGGGGGCGTACGAGATGCACGACTCCTTCGCCATCTCCATGAACCACGTCGTGGATGGCTGGCTTGTCAATGTCAGCTCCTACCGCCCGCCCTCCAACACGCGTGACGTCCACCTGCTGTCCAACGGCATCGACCTGCTCTACTCGCGCAACGTCACCGTGGACGCCTGCGAGCTGGGCAGGCCCCAGTACAAGGGCGGTGGCGGCAATGGCTACCTGTTCTCCATCCGGGGAAGCGACAGCCTCATCAAGGACAGCGCGGCCTACCAGGGGCGGCACAACTTCAACTTCCGCTCCATGTATGCGACGGGCAACGTGCTGTTCAGCAACCGCGCCTCGGACGGCACGCTGGTGTCTGACTTCCACATGCACCTGAGCGCGGCCAACCTGCTGGACAACCTCACCCTGTACCAGGAGAAGCTCGAGGCGGCGGACCGCTCTCCCTACGGGACGGTCAGCCACGGCGTCACCACCACGCAGAGCGTGTTCTGGAACACGCACGGGGCGAAGTACCGCTCGGGCTCCAGCGCCATCATCCGCTCCCAGCAGTACGGCGAGGGCTATGTGATTGGAGTGCGCGGGAGTGCCACGGGGGTGGAGCTGGGCAACACGGCGAAGACGGCGCCGACGGACTTCGCGGAGACGGCCTCCCCGGGCGAGCAGCTGGTGCCCCAGTCGCTCTACGTCGACCAGCTCAAGCGGCGGCTGGGGAGCACCGTGGAGCATGACGGCCACGTGCTGGTGTACCAGGCGGAGAACCTCAAGCCGACGAACGCGGGGCAGCGCTCCTCGACGAATACCGAGGCGTCCGCCGACAACGGGAGCATCCGGTACCACAACGGGAGCGCCGTGGGAGACGCCGTCTCCTACGCCCTCTACCCGCGGACGCTGGGGACGTTCAGCGTGCGGGTGCGCACGAAGAAGCTCAACACCCGGGGGCAGTACCAGCTGGACATCAACGGGGTGAACCAGGGCCCCGTGCAGGACGAGTACTCCAGCTCGGCGGTGTTCTCGGAGGCGAACCTGGGGACGGTGACCTTCTCGGACCTCGAGCCGAAGACGTTCACCTTCACCGTCGTGGGCCGCAACGCCGCCAGCAGCGGTTACAACGTCGCTGTCGACTCGATCACCCTCGTCCGGCAGTAG
- a CDS encoding serine hydrolase domain-containing protein encodes MKAIESREAGFDPARLQRVVEALRKDIHAERYDGAALHVGRRGRTVLQAVEGFANRAAQKPLTEDTVFISMSIGKQFMNALVLSFVERGLLGLHTPVQDVLPGFGVRGKGGITLWHLLTHTSGIMSAVPALPVEVLTSVEKMAAFAAGSLPESLPGERVNYSIILGHSIMAAMLLKVDGGKRSLTQLLDAEVFQPLGMRDTSLGVRPDLRARLAPIAVRYKEPGLFTPEEMEGLGALVQVEGAEIPAGGYTTTIADLARFTAMLQGRGELDGYRLLSPATLKLAARNWTGQLPNNIMSYSMGMRGWAPWPASIGLGFFVRGEGLTPGPIGNLASPNTFGGWGAGSTCFWVDPERELTFSFLSTGLMEDSHHIERLSRLSDLVLSAMTH; translated from the coding sequence ATGAAAGCAATCGAATCGCGGGAGGCCGGCTTCGACCCGGCCCGCCTGCAGCGGGTAGTGGAAGCGCTTCGCAAGGACATCCACGCGGAGCGCTACGACGGCGCGGCGCTCCATGTAGGCCGGCGCGGGCGGACGGTGCTGCAGGCGGTGGAGGGCTTCGCGAACCGCGCGGCCCAGAAGCCCCTGACGGAGGACACCGTCTTCATCTCCATGTCCATCGGCAAGCAGTTCATGAACGCGCTCGTCCTCAGCTTCGTCGAGCGCGGCCTGCTGGGCCTGCACACGCCCGTGCAGGACGTGCTGCCGGGCTTCGGCGTGCGCGGCAAGGGCGGCATCACCCTGTGGCACCTGCTCACCCACACCAGCGGCATCATGTCCGCGGTGCCCGCGCTCCCCGTCGAGGTCCTCACGAGCGTGGAGAAGATGGCCGCCTTCGCCGCGGGCTCGCTGCCCGAATCCCTGCCGGGAGAGCGCGTCAACTACTCCATCATCCTGGGCCACTCCATCATGGCGGCCATGCTGCTCAAGGTGGACGGGGGCAAGCGGAGCCTCACGCAGCTGCTCGACGCGGAGGTCTTCCAGCCGCTGGGGATGCGCGACACCAGCCTGGGCGTCCGTCCCGACCTGCGCGCCCGCCTGGCGCCCATCGCCGTGCGCTACAAGGAGCCCGGCCTCTTCACCCCCGAGGAGATGGAGGGCCTCGGCGCGCTCGTGCAGGTGGAAGGCGCGGAGATTCCCGCGGGCGGCTACACGACGACGATTGCCGACCTGGCGCGCTTCACGGCGATGCTGCAGGGCCGTGGCGAGCTCGACGGCTACCGGCTCCTGTCCCCCGCCACGCTGAAGCTGGCCGCGCGCAACTGGACGGGCCAGCTGCCCAACAACATCATGTCGTACTCGATGGGCATGCGCGGCTGGGCGCCGTGGCCCGCGTCCATCGGCCTGGGCTTCTTCGTGCGGGGTGAGGGCCTCACGCCCGGCCCCATCGGAAACCTCGCCAGCCCGAATACGTTCGGTGGCTGGGGCGCGGGCTCCACCTGCTTCTGGGTGGACCCCGAGCGCGAGCTGACGTTCTCGTTCCTGTCCACCGGGCTCATGGAGGACAGCCACCACATCGAGCGCCTCAGCCGCCTGTCGGACCTGGTGCTCTCGGCGATGACGCACTGA
- a CDS encoding DUF4340 domain-containing protein: MKRGTLIALGAFAVLLVLVLATREPQVSVGVRKLELPKLDKAQVTALELTGARSATLRKEGEGWTVADPGKPDVKYPADDSQVSAVLDALSQVKNPDFVTERAEKLAEYELDDAKGLKLKVLQGSAPAVELVLGKAARNGGVYVRKAGSNEVFAQPGWLDGAVRKDVKGWRKRRLVTLELDKVSQLILRSKEGESVTLKAGANSDEWSLAEGTPTPEGFRFSASVAQQLAQQLTGLYAQDFLEGEAAADAATGLGEAHDTLEAQLEDGKKVVLHLGRQPDSKDGASPVAARVDGDPQVYQLSPYVASQLRKRLVDFRDLGLFRFEPQKVTKLKLQAGGKPVVVTKEGETWKLTEPAKLPAGFEFDASQVDLQLAWLRGLRATRVVEGAVTEGQAGLASPAALVEVTVQGEPVQTLKLGREVPGAASGTKDLYARTTLDGLTYAVGDGVRARLAQGVDLFKRRTPPPGLAGAGQLQGLESLPPDVRKQLESQLRTIQ; this comes from the coding sequence ATGAAGAGAGGAACCCTCATCGCCCTTGGCGCGTTCGCCGTGCTGCTCGTGCTGGTGCTCGCCACCCGGGAGCCCCAGGTCAGCGTGGGCGTGCGCAAGCTGGAGCTGCCGAAGCTGGACAAGGCCCAGGTCACCGCGCTGGAGCTGACGGGCGCGAGGAGCGCCACCCTCCGCAAGGAGGGTGAAGGCTGGACGGTGGCGGACCCTGGCAAGCCGGACGTGAAGTACCCGGCGGACGACAGCCAGGTGAGCGCCGTGCTCGACGCGCTGTCGCAGGTGAAGAACCCGGACTTCGTCACCGAGCGGGCCGAGAAGCTGGCGGAGTACGAGCTGGATGATGCGAAGGGGCTGAAGCTCAAGGTGCTCCAGGGCAGCGCGCCGGCCGTGGAGCTGGTGCTCGGGAAGGCCGCGCGGAACGGCGGGGTGTACGTCCGCAAGGCGGGCAGCAACGAGGTCTTCGCGCAGCCGGGCTGGCTGGACGGGGCCGTGCGCAAGGACGTGAAGGGCTGGCGCAAGCGCCGGCTGGTGACGCTCGAGCTGGACAAGGTCTCTCAGCTCATCCTCCGCTCGAAGGAGGGCGAGAGCGTGACGCTGAAGGCGGGGGCGAACTCCGACGAGTGGAGCCTCGCGGAGGGGACTCCGACGCCGGAGGGCTTCCGGTTCAGCGCGTCGGTGGCCCAGCAGCTCGCCCAGCAGCTGACGGGCCTGTATGCGCAGGACTTCCTCGAAGGCGAGGCCGCGGCGGACGCCGCGACGGGCCTGGGGGAGGCGCACGACACCCTGGAGGCGCAGCTGGAGGACGGCAAGAAGGTGGTGCTGCACCTGGGCCGCCAGCCCGACTCGAAGGACGGCGCGTCGCCCGTGGCGGCCCGCGTGGACGGGGACCCGCAGGTGTACCAGCTCTCGCCGTACGTCGCGTCGCAGCTGCGCAAGCGCCTCGTGGACTTCCGGGACCTGGGCCTGTTCCGCTTCGAGCCCCAGAAGGTCACGAAGCTGAAGCTCCAGGCCGGTGGCAAGCCCGTGGTGGTGACGAAGGAGGGCGAGACGTGGAAGCTGACCGAGCCCGCGAAGCTCCCGGCGGGCTTCGAGTTCGACGCCTCGCAGGTGGACCTGCAGCTCGCGTGGCTGCGCGGGCTGCGCGCCACGCGCGTGGTGGAGGGCGCGGTGACGGAGGGGCAGGCGGGGCTCGCCTCACCGGCCGCGCTCGTGGAGGTGACGGTGCAGGGCGAGCCCGTCCAGACGCTGAAGCTGGGCCGGGAGGTGCCGGGCGCGGCCAGCGGCACGAAGGACCTCTACGCCCGCACCACGCTCGACGGGCTCACCTACGCCGTGGGGGACGGCGTGCGTGCCCGGCTGGCGCAGGGCGTGGACCTCTTCAAGCGTCGCACGCCGCCGCCCGGGCTGGCCGGGGCAGGGCAGCTCCAGGGCCTGGAGTCGCTGCCGCCCGACGTGAGGAAGCAGCTGGAGTCGCAGCTCCGCACGATTCAGTGA
- a CDS encoding ArsR/SmtB family transcription factor, translated as MLNNSAALDSVFHALADPTRRVMVERLSRGPASVSELARPLDMSLPAVVQHLQVLEESGLIRSEKVGRVRTCRIEPKVLRLAEQWINERRTLWEHRLDRLGEFLAEEDAAADPKSRRNKP; from the coding sequence ATGCTTAACAATAGCGCCGCGCTCGATTCGGTGTTCCACGCGCTGGCCGACCCGACGCGGCGGGTCATGGTGGAGCGGCTCAGTCGCGGCCCGGCATCGGTCAGCGAGCTTGCCCGGCCGCTCGACATGTCGCTGCCGGCCGTCGTGCAGCACCTCCAGGTGCTGGAGGAGAGCGGCCTCATCCGCTCCGAGAAGGTCGGCCGCGTGCGCACCTGCCGCATCGAGCCCAAGGTGCTCCGCCTGGCCGAGCAGTGGATCAACGAGCGTCGCACGCTCTGGGAGCACCGCCTGGACCGCCTGGGCGAGTTCCTCGCGGAAGAAGACGCGGCAGCAGACCCGAAGAGCAGGAGGAACAAGCCATGA
- a CDS encoding S41 family peptidase, whose product MNHGHAMTAAGGRGACRAWLGALLSAALLLPGAARAQGPSDEGEPVDAALRVRMVTRVSETLNETYVFPDVAKKMEARLRQRLKAGAYDGFARSGALAAALTRDLQDVSRDKHLVLRYATAPHPEQDSPGPGGREQLRRAQARTNFGFQKLERLTGNVGYLDLRAFRAAELAGDTAIAAMGFLAHSDALIIDLRWNVGGEPSMIQLLSSYFFDRPTHLNSFYLRKANTTQQFWTSAHVPGKRMTDVPLYVLTSPRTFSAAEEFAYNLKHLKRATLVGETTGGGAHPIETRFLADVRVLAFIPFGRAVNPITGTNWEGTGVTPDLQVAADRALDAAHVEALKTLRARASDDARKARLTWALQRVEALAAPVTLSPEVLKGLAGTYGDFRLSYEDGSLWCQWRQELPRSQVIPLSADLFMLDDGMDVFRFRVEKDAAGRVKGLTALFPDGRTDRLELSGG is encoded by the coding sequence GTGAACCACGGGCATGCGATGACGGCGGCTGGCGGCAGAGGGGCGTGCCGGGCCTGGCTGGGTGCGTTGCTGTCCGCGGCGCTGCTGCTGCCCGGCGCCGCAAGGGCCCAGGGGCCGAGCGACGAAGGCGAGCCGGTGGACGCGGCCCTGCGCGTGAGGATGGTCACCCGCGTCTCGGAGACACTGAACGAGACGTATGTCTTCCCGGACGTGGCGAAGAAGATGGAGGCGCGCCTGCGTCAGCGGCTGAAGGCGGGGGCCTATGACGGGTTTGCCCGCTCGGGCGCGCTCGCGGCGGCGCTGACCCGGGACCTCCAGGACGTGAGCCGCGACAAGCACCTCGTCCTGCGCTACGCGACCGCGCCGCACCCCGAGCAGGACTCCCCCGGGCCAGGAGGACGTGAGCAGCTCCGCCGCGCGCAGGCCCGGACGAACTTCGGCTTCCAGAAGCTGGAGCGGCTGACGGGGAACGTGGGCTACCTGGACCTGCGGGCGTTCCGGGCCGCGGAGCTCGCGGGGGACACCGCCATTGCCGCCATGGGCTTCCTGGCCCACTCCGACGCCCTCATCATCGACCTGCGCTGGAATGTCGGCGGCGAGCCTTCGATGATTCAGCTCCTCAGCAGCTACTTCTTCGACCGCCCCACGCACCTCAACAGCTTCTACCTTCGCAAGGCGAACACCACGCAGCAGTTCTGGACCTCCGCCCATGTGCCCGGCAAGCGGATGACCGACGTTCCCCTCTACGTCCTCACCAGCCCGCGCACCTTCTCCGCCGCGGAGGAGTTCGCCTACAACCTGAAGCACCTGAAGCGGGCCACCCTCGTCGGAGAGACGACCGGGGGTGGAGCGCACCCCATCGAGACCCGGTTCCTCGCGGACGTGCGCGTGCTCGCGTTCATTCCCTTCGGCCGCGCGGTGAACCCCATCACCGGGACGAACTGGGAGGGCACCGGCGTGACGCCGGACCTCCAGGTCGCCGCGGACAGGGCGCTCGACGCTGCGCACGTGGAGGCGCTGAAGACGCTGCGAGCGCGGGCCAGCGACGATGCGCGGAAGGCCCGGCTCACCTGGGCCCTCCAGCGGGTGGAGGCACTGGCTGCTCCGGTGACGCTGTCACCGGAGGTGCTGAAGGGGCTCGCCGGGACGTATGGAGACTTCCGGCTGAGCTACGAGGACGGCTCGCTCTGGTGCCAGTGGCGGCAGGAGCTGCCCCGCTCCCAGGTCATCCCGCTGTCCGCGGACCTCTTCATGCTGGATGACGGCATGGACGTCTTCCGCTTCCGCGTCGAGAAGGATGCGGCGGGCAGGGTGAAGGGGCTGACGGCGCTGTTCCCGGATGGAAGGACCGACAGGCTCGAGCTCAGCGGAGGCTGA
- a CDS encoding GldG family protein — MKAGSSNANIFLAATVGCLVLLNILAVRTFGRFDATREKIYTLAQASKDTMAGLQDPVTVTAYFTDELPPPYSSNARYVRDLLEEFRAASKGQLSFEFLDPMTQETAEDQETKRETKRDIFGRVFREPTSVERELAEKGVQPVELRVIEDDQMQTKRAYMGIVIKHQEKQEVIPVVQDVRTLEYDLTTLVRKLTRPKTPVLGVLQGHDAPLLREKLTHLQTLLSQMYEVRPVDLSGKERVDADVDALLVIGPKTQLQPGELKAIDQFVMAGKSVAFFLDSVQVDPKTFEASDATHGLGPLLATWGIQVGDKLVADVESAQLNVQERRGFMVVSMPVPYPFIPLLERLEGDSPITQGLSGVTLPFSTTVTATAPEGAQATVLAKSSRKSWLEGKPYNIDPRRDWRSETLSPDGPHPLMVQVSGKLKSHFASEAQASTSSGTPVLAESQGEPRVIVAGGSAALWDDFMGRPNQALLLNVADWLLLDPALLAMRTRGLAEAPLQQELSATTRNTVKFGNAFGIPVALAALGLVRWRRREARRATVTV; from the coding sequence ATGAAAGCCGGTTCCTCCAACGCGAACATCTTCCTGGCGGCGACGGTGGGCTGCCTGGTGCTGCTCAACATCCTGGCGGTGCGCACCTTCGGCCGCTTCGACGCCACCCGCGAGAAGATCTACACGCTGGCCCAGGCCAGCAAGGACACGATGGCGGGCCTGCAGGACCCCGTCACCGTCACCGCCTACTTCACGGACGAGCTGCCGCCGCCGTACTCCAGCAACGCGCGCTACGTGCGCGACCTGCTGGAGGAGTTCCGCGCCGCCTCCAAGGGCCAGCTCTCCTTCGAGTTCCTGGACCCCATGACGCAGGAGACGGCCGAGGACCAGGAGACGAAGCGCGAGACGAAGCGCGATATCTTCGGCCGCGTCTTCCGCGAGCCGACCTCCGTGGAGCGGGAGCTGGCCGAGAAGGGCGTCCAGCCCGTGGAGCTCCGCGTCATCGAGGACGACCAGATGCAGACGAAGCGCGCCTACATGGGCATCGTCATCAAGCACCAGGAGAAGCAGGAGGTCATCCCCGTCGTCCAGGATGTGCGCACGCTGGAGTACGACCTCACCACGCTGGTGCGCAAGCTGACGCGCCCGAAGACGCCGGTGCTCGGCGTGCTGCAGGGGCACGACGCGCCGCTGCTGCGCGAGAAGCTCACCCACCTGCAGACGCTGCTCAGCCAGATGTACGAGGTCCGCCCGGTGGACCTGTCCGGCAAGGAGCGCGTGGACGCGGACGTGGACGCGCTGCTCGTCATCGGCCCCAAGACGCAGCTCCAGCCGGGCGAGCTCAAGGCCATCGACCAGTTCGTGATGGCCGGCAAGAGCGTGGCGTTCTTCCTCGACTCGGTCCAGGTCGACCCGAAGACCTTCGAGGCGAGCGACGCCACCCACGGCCTGGGGCCCCTGCTGGCCACCTGGGGCATCCAGGTCGGCGACAAGCTGGTGGCGGACGTCGAGTCCGCGCAGCTCAACGTGCAGGAGCGCCGCGGCTTCATGGTGGTGTCCATGCCGGTGCCGTACCCGTTCATCCCGCTGCTGGAGCGGCTGGAGGGCGACAGCCCCATCACCCAGGGCCTGTCCGGCGTCACCCTGCCGTTCAGCACCACCGTCACCGCCACCGCGCCCGAAGGGGCGCAGGCCACCGTGCTCGCGAAGTCCTCGCGCAAGAGCTGGCTGGAGGGCAAGCCGTACAACATCGACCCCCGGCGGGACTGGCGCTCTGAGACCCTCTCCCCGGACGGCCCGCACCCGCTGATGGTGCAGGTGAGCGGCAAGCTCAAGAGCCACTTCGCCTCCGAGGCGCAGGCCAGCACCTCCAGCGGGACGCCCGTGCTGGCGGAGAGCCAGGGCGAGCCGCGCGTCATCGTGGCGGGCGGCTCGGCGGCGCTGTGGGACGACTTCATGGGCCGGCCCAACCAGGCCCTGCTCCTGAACGTCGCGGACTGGCTGCTGCTGGACCCCGCGCTCCTGGCCATGCGGACGCGGGGGCTGGCCGAGGCCCCGCTCCAGCAGGAGCTGAGCGCCACCACGCGCAACACCGTCAAGTTCGGCAATGCCTTTGGCATCCCCGTCGCGCTCGCCGCCCTCGGCCTCGTCCGCTGGCGGCGGCGGGAAGCGCGCCGGGCCACCGTCACCGTCTGA